The genomic segment GTGAGCGAGTCGTGCAGTTCCCGGGCGATGTGCAGCCGTTCCTCGTCGGCGCTGCGGCGGGCGGCTTCCGCGCGGGTGCGCTCGGCCTCTTCCGCTCGGCGTTCGGCCTGCCGCAGTGCTTCACCCGCCGCGCCGGCGGCGACCAGCCACGCCAGCTGGAGGACGTCACGGGAGTGCGTGAACGCTTCGCCCACGGCCAGCTCACCGGGTGCGGCCAGGATCGCGAGCGGAAGGGCCAGCAGCATGAACACCGCGCCGGCCACCGTGGCGACGCGGTGGCCAGCCCGGACGGCGGCGTACACCGCGACCAGGTAGGCGAGCGCGGGCACGTCGACACCGACGGCCTGGTACCCCAGCGCGCACAACGCGGTCACGGCCAGCACGGGAACCGGCGCCCGGCGTGAGGCGGCCAGCGTGAGCCCGCTGAGCACCACCAGCGCGTAGCCCAGCGGGGCCAGGCCTGTGGCGGGATGTTGCCCGAACAAGGCGGCGGCGAGCAGGGTCGCCGCCACCGCGACGGCGATCACCCCGTGTCCGAGCCCGTCCGGTCGCCTGCGCATGGGTGCACCGTAGCCGGATGCGCGCCCGGGCGAGTCCTGCGCACGAAGGATCAGCGAACTACCGCGGACGCGGTACTCCCGCGGTGGCTGCGACGTGCGCGGCAGTGCGAACTGCCTTCGCCCGCTGGATGACCGGCGAGGGGTCCGGCGGACATGCTCGGCCGACATCCAGTCGAGAAGGAGCAACCCATGTTCATCCAGTCAGCCGTCCTCTTCGGACTGACCGAGCCCGCCGTCGACGCCTACACCCTGACCGCCGGGCGGTTCTGGGC from the Amycolatopsis magusensis genome contains:
- a CDS encoding sensor histidine kinase — protein: MRRRPDGLGHGVIAVAVAATLLAAALFGQHPATGLAPLGYALVVLSGLTLAASRRAPVPVLAVTALCALGYQAVGVDVPALAYLVAVYAAVRAGHRVATVAGAVFMLLALPLAILAAPGELAVGEAFTHSRDVLQLAWLVAAGAAGEALRQAERRAEEAERTRAEAARRSADEERLHIARELHDSLTHQISVIKLQAEVAVHLAGKRGEPVPDALLAIRDAGREAARELRATLEALRDDDRNLPHGLDDIHELVQRATAAGLDATLTIEGERGGVPAATERTGYRIVQEALTNIARHAGATTASVRVDHQPGTLVIRVDDNGTATPGTEPVPGVGLVGMRERVTALGGRLRAAPRSEGGFTVHAELPVDRT